In Anoplopoma fimbria isolate UVic2021 breed Golden Eagle Sablefish chromosome 7, Afim_UVic_2022, whole genome shotgun sequence, the DNA window GATAGATGTGGCGTAATTGAAGGATCACTATCGCACTAATTCACTGCCCAGTACTGGGTCATTTTGGTGTGAGTTATTAATTGCTTTTCCAAACAATATGAACTAATTTATTTGGCAATATGTGGTTACCCTGACAGGACAAGGTCCCTCCAAAAAACAGGCTCTCAAGGCAGCAATGGTTGCAGctgaaaaaatgaatattacTAAATCAGAAATTTCTATTATTCTCATGTTTCAGGAGGTGGCTCAACAAAAAGTATTCCATTGCCAAGATGAAAGCAAACATAATTCACAAAACTAATCCTGAAGGTGTGAAAGCCGTTTTTCACGTTACATAATAAGACCTAAATGTCAAACTTGttaagttataaaaataaagattaagcCTTAATCTGCATGCTGAATGATATTCTGGCAGTTCCCCACCCATAtgtgttcttttcttctccccctctaCGCGGATGGACAGTCTCTTGTTCTGCCAATACTGCTGTTGTCTTTGCAGCTTTGCATTTGTTCTTGGGACGTATCCCCTGTCtttcttattattatcttattattatcttattatataaAAGAACATATGCTATGTGAAACTGTTATTCTGTCATAACATCTTGACAGAGTCTCACCATGTCACAGCAATGGCGGTGAACTGTCTGTGTCCTTCCACCACGGCCCGCTGGACGGCCGTCCGCTCAGCACAAACTGTCAGACCGTAGGAGGCGTTCTCCACATTAcagcctgaaaacacacaaacgcttAAGACTCTTTCACAGTGATAAAGTAAGTGTTTAGATCTTTTAAAAGCCGGGTGTTTTCTTAAGCTTTTAgttaatgaaatacatttattcgTTGGTAAGTTGAACACTTAGTTccctttgttttttcattttgtacctTTACTTTATCGCCCTTGTTTGCTTGAAGTAAAGGTaaaaatactcattatgcaTCATTCTCACTtaaaatccatccattttccgtaacctgcttatccagttaagggtcgcaggggtgctggagccgatctcagctgtcaatgggtgaaggcagggttcacctggacagggttcacctggacaggtctccagcctatcacagggctgacatatatagacagacaaccactcacactcacattcacacctacgggcaatttagagtcttcaatgcacctaagctgcatgtctttggactgtgggaggaagccggagaacccggagagaacccacgctgacacggggagaacatgcaaactccacacagaaggttgtccagcccgggaattgaacccaggcccctcttgctgtgaggcgacagtgctaaccactacaccaccgtgcagccctcacttaaaattgactttttatttcatttttatgaccATTTATTACATCATggttgatgtatttttttgacTATTGCATAAACTGGTGTATAACAATGCATTGCAATTCACCTCAGAATTGTATGTCGCAGTGAGAGAAGATAAGGAGCAGAAGTACTATACACCCATGGTTATATGAGAGGAGAGAACACACCTGTTGGGGTTGTTACCTGTGATTATAGCGCCATCTGCTGTCAGTAGTGCGGCACCGACGGGGAACCGGCTGTACGGACAGTATGCCATGTCCCGGGCCTGCAGACACTTTGACACGAGTTCTTTGACTTTATCTGAGCATAACAGAGACCAACGGGGTTTAACAAACCCAGGTGAGCTGAATCATGTATGAAGAGTGAGTGCAATGTGTGTTGAATGTACTCGCCTGTCATTGCAGATGAAGAGTGGTCGCCTACAGGGTTTTTTTCCGACAGGGAGCCAGAACACCGGGTTCATGCCAGCTGCACacattgttgcattgtttaCCATTCCTGTACTGGCTGGCTGACCGGAGCGTCATCGCTCAGGCTGGATGTGACCCATATGTTACCCAACTTCTGTCAAGAGTTTCTCGCGAGAAAAAAGGGATGTTGAACttcaaataaatgaacttcaatcaaaatcaaataacctttattttaaaactgGACCAAtatgacagaaaagaaaaacacataatgacaaagaataataacaaaacCAAGTTTAGAAGGAAACTAAAAACTATTGCTGGAATGACTAATTGCTTTA includes these proteins:
- the zgc:103586 gene encoding zgc:103586; its protein translation is MTDKVKELVSKCLQARDMAYCPYSRFPVGAALLTADGAIITGCNVENASYGLTVCAERTAVQRAVVEGHRQFTAIAVTCDIKDSFVGPCGACRQVLMEFGSDWIVYLTKPDGSYKETSLSELLPLAFSPAHLAKN